From the genome of Nicotiana sylvestris chromosome 2, ASM39365v2, whole genome shotgun sequence, one region includes:
- the LOC104241617 gene encoding transcription factor TCP4-like, which translates to MNHPLQISEEEDGSSEEEEEEEEVFEENGIENFHSHCQNQHLQQLPMPLCPKPTKWTNFTTYKEELNKVTKCMKPKRAKQDVIEVHRGRIIRATGRKDRHSKVSTAMGPRDRRVRLSPNTAIQFYDVQDRLGYDRPSEAIDWLIKEAKAAIDALGKFPKLNAKIQYSFDQLLDEGCIEQRPRFGQQNYGIPSSEYGVQNHQQEVNYGIPIQNVSLLSSADGAIFSEFQSYPHGHFLNFQSFQEDTILSSGGHHDSFLTSSFPIYTNSNLEMTRYKRSLNGNVASSNSGNGEDYSSFSLLAHHFPSVLSEDKVISHREPLQSSFFPLISGDPLSTQLQTLSYDGLSGQISSAPRIQGEEEQGTFSAL; encoded by the coding sequence ATGAATCACCCGCTTCAAAtatcagaggaagaagatggatcatcagaagaagaggaggaggaagaggaagtttttgaagaaaatggcATTGAGAACTTTCATAGTCATTGCCAAAACCAGCACTTACAGCAGCTGCCAATGCCACTCTGCCCAAAACCAACAAAATGGACTAATTTCACAACATATAAAGAAGAACTGAACAAAGTAACAAAATGTATGAAGCCAAAGAGAGCCAAACAAGATGTGATAGAAGTTCACAGAGGCCGAATTATTCGAGCCACGGGAAGAAAAGACAGGCACAGCAAAGTTTCAACTGCAATGGGTCCGAGGGACAGACGGGTTAGGCTTTCACCAAACACTGCAATTCAGTTCTATGATGTGCAAGATAGGCTTGGCTATGACCGTCCAAGTGAGGCCATTGATTGGCTGATTAAAGAAGCTAAAGCTGCAATTGATGCTCTTGGTAAGTTTCCTAAACTTAATGCCAAAATCCAGTATTCATTTGATCAACTTTTAGATGAAGGCTGTATAGAACAGCGTCCAAGATTTGGTCAACAAAATTATGGAATACCAAGTTCTGAATATGGAGTTCAGAACCACCAGCAGGAGGTGAATTATGGCATCCCAATTCAGAATGTGAGCTTGCTTTCATCAGCTGATGGTGCCATTTTCAGTGAGTTCCAGAGCTACCCACATGGCCATTTTCTCAATTTCCAGTCTTTTCAAGAAGACACAATCCTTTCCTCTGGTGGTCATCATGACAGCTTCTTAACCAGTTCATTTCCAATATATACCAATTCCAATTTGGAAATGACTAGATATAAAAGAAGTCTGAATGGGAATGTTGCCAGTTCAAATTCAGGAAATGGAGAGGATTATTCTTCATTCAGTTTATTAGCACATCATTTCCCATCAGTTTTAAGTGAAGACAAGGTCATTTCTCATAGGGAACCCCTTCAGTCCAGCTTTTTTCCTCTAATCAGTGGTGATCCATTGAGCACACAACTTCAGACCCTTTCTTATGATGGTTTGTCAGGGCAGATTTCAAGTGCACCAAGAATTCAAGGGGAAGAGGAGCAGGGCACATTTTCTGCTCTTTGA